A region of the Bdellovibrionota bacterium genome:
TCTTGGCGGCGGATCGCTCCACCCGGGCCGATGCGCTCGACGAGTACCGGACGCTTCTTTCCAAGGAGAGCGGAAACCAACGCGTACGGCTCAAGTACGCGCGGCTCGTCGGAGCGGAGAAATCCGGATCGCCCGAAGCGATCGATCAGTACCACGCGGTTCTCTCGGCCGATCCCTCCAACGCCGATGCCCACGCGGGGCTGGCGAAGATGTATGCGTGGGAGGGAAAGGAGAATGAGGCGAGCCGTGAGGTTCGCGCGGCCCTCGCGAAAAAGCCGGACGATCGGGAACTCGCTGAACTTCGTCACGATCTTTTCCGCGGCCAAGAGCCGCACGCGAAGACGGACCTGTCGATTCTGGTTCAACCCGGCGCGGAGTTCGGCCTGAAAGGAGTCCGTTGGGGTGTGGGAGGCCACGCCGAAATCGGCTCGTCGTTCGGCACGTCGGCCACATTCGGTTTCGAGGATTTCTGGAACGCCGGTGAAAACATCGCGAGCGGATACCTTTCCGTCGGCGCCGAATACCGGTTTCTTCCCACGCGGAGCCTGGCGGCGGAGCTGGCGTTCCATTCGCTTCGTCGGTCCGGGCGAAACCTTCTTCCAAGGATCGAATATCGGCAGCGAAGCAACGCATTTTCTCTTCGATCAGGCTTTGCCCGCGAACTTCGCTATGACTCCTTTTTGGCGCTGGCCGGGTCGGAAGCTGCCGGAACGTTCCTGGGATCGGCGCGAAACAATCTCTTTTTCACCGAAGGTGTATACGCACCGGAGCCCTGGGAGCTGCGCGCGCGCCCCTTTATCGGATGGGTGTCGGCCACCTCGACCTCGAATAATTTTTGGGTCGGGGCCGACGGTCAAGTCTCGTATCAGTGGGTTCGGAGCGTCCGCTGGAAGTTCGCCACGGCGTATGCCCTGAATCTTTCCCACTACGAGGAGGATCACTCCGGGTTTTCTTCGAGCCCCACGGAGCCTCTGCCCGGAGGGTATTTCAGTCCGCCGGTTTTTGTAAGTCAGTCCCCGC
Encoded here:
- a CDS encoding tetratricopeptide repeat protein, whose translation is MAKLSRRLIVLVLIALAPGICGAESMSESWYMLRGRANMNIGNYKAAIEAFEEATKKNPQNREAMRSLGDAYERQGLTDKAIGQYDRYLSRFEDDPAIAFKQAETLGWSRYAYRRKDAVKYYRMGLRQRDDRKMRHRMAKLLAQDRSTLDEAVQEYRILRKAEPENSELRSEFRKLLAWDRKYISEAIEEHRKRQEQNPQNSAAAVEYAELLAQSPQHRKEAIEFYRNQLERSPEDSKLREAYADLLAADRSTRADALDEYRTLLSKESGNQRVRLKYARLVGAEKSGSPEAIDQYHAVLSADPSNADAHAGLAKMYAWEGKENEASREVRAALAKKPDDRELAELRHDLFRGQEPHAKTDLSILVQPGAEFGLKGVRWGVGGHAEIGSSFGTSATFGFEDFWNAGENIASGYLSVGAEYRFLPTRSLAAELAFHSLRRSGRNLLPRIEYRQRSNAFSLRSGFARELRYDSFLALAGSEAAGTFLGSARNNLFFTEGVYAPEPWELRARPFIGWVSATSTSNNFWVGADGQVSYQWVRSVRWKFATAYALNLSHYEEDHSGFSSSPTEPLPGGYFSPPVFVSQSPQLVFSFRSGERHRLDLTAGPSFQFADDATSSSTFRMGGEALGTYLWTFHRSWRTEVNAGFTRIGSVYNRFTMGGVLTYLF